Proteins from one Choloepus didactylus isolate mChoDid1 chromosome 4, mChoDid1.pri, whole genome shotgun sequence genomic window:
- the LOC119532915 gene encoding olfactory receptor 4K15-like, translating to MDQGNTSRVTEFVLHSLSGPRELQLFYFAFFTLFYLSILLWNLLIVLTIISEPVLHTPMYFLLSNLSFIDVCLSTFATPKMIVDFLLEQKTISFEGCMAQIFFQHVFAGGEMMLLVAMAYDRYVAICRPLHYAAIMSLRKCTGFVVGPWITGVLHSLSQLFFIVNLPFCGPNKVDSFFCDLPLVIKLACTDTYLLQILMVSYSILMAVISFVLLLISYSVILVTLRRRSSVGMAKARTTLTAHITVVTLFYGPCIFIYAWPFGNFPADKFLSIFYTVFTPLLNPLIYALRNKEVVTAMRKLRSRQISS from the coding sequence ATGGACCAAGGAAATACCTCAAGAGTTACTGAATTTGTTTTGCATAGCCTTTCAGGTCCTCGAGAGCTTCAGCttttctattttgcattttttacacttttctatttatccattctgctgtGGAACCTCCTCATTGTGCTCACGATCATCTCTGAACCTGTGctacacacacccatgtacttcctTCTCAGTAACCTCTCCTTCATTGATGTGTGTCTGTCCACCTTTGCCACCCCCAAAATGATTGTAGACTTCCTCCTGGAACAAAAGACCATCTCTTTTGAGGGCTGCATGGCCCAGATATTCTTTCAACATGTCTTTGCTGGTGGAGAAATGATGCTTCTGGTGGCCATGGCATATGACAGATATGTAGCCATATGTCGACCCCTGCACTATGCAGCCATCATGAGCTTACGCAAGTGCACAGGCTTCGTGGTGGGCCCCTGGATCACTGGGGTTCTGCACTCATTAAGTCAGCTGTTTTTCATAGTAAACCTTCCATTCTGTGGCCCCAATAAAGTGGACAGCTTTTTCTGTGACCTTCCCCTGGTTATCAAACTTGCCTGCACTGATACATATCTCCTCCAGATTCTGATGGTTTCCTACAGTATTCTAATGGCTGTGATCTCCTTTGTGCTCTTGCTGATCTCATACTCTGTCATCCTGGTCACCTTACGACGTCGTTCCTCAGTGGGCATGGCCAAGGCACGGACCACTCTGACTGCCCACATCACTGTGGTGACCCTTTTCTAtgggccctgcattttcatttatgCCTGGCCTTTTGGCAACTTCCCAGCAGATAAGTTTCTCTCAATATTCTATACTGTTTTCACCCCTCTCTTAAACCCCTTGATCTATGCTTTAAGAAATAAGGAAGTAGTAACAGCAATGCGAAAACTGAGGAGTCGACAGATAAGTTCTTGA